In Citrus sinensis cultivar Valencia sweet orange chromosome 4, DVS_A1.0, whole genome shotgun sequence, one DNA window encodes the following:
- the LOC102624621 gene encoding MLP-like protein 423, with translation MASAGGKLEVELEVKSSADKFWGSIRDSTTLFPKAFSHDYKSIQVLEGDGKAPGSVRLITYADGSPIVKVSTEKIENVDEANKVVTYKVIDGDLLKYYKAFKGIVSVNPKGEGSLVKWACEFEKASDDVPDPSVIKDFALKNFQEVDDYILKAN, from the exons ATGGCTTCTGCAGGTGGGAAGCTTGAAGTCGAGCTTGAGGTGAAGTCATCGGCTGACAAATTCTGGGGAAGCATTAGGGACTCCACCACTCTGTTTCCCAAGGCATTCTCTCACGATTACAAGAGCATCCAAGTGCTGGAGGGCGACGGCAAGGCCCCTGGCTCTGTGCGTCTCATCACTTATGCTGACG GTTCTCCAATTGTGAAGGTATCGACAGAGAAGATCGAGAATGTAGATGAAGCAAACAAGGTGGTTACTTACAAGGTAATTGATGGGGACCTGTTGAAGTACTACAAGGCTTTCAAAGGCATCGTGAGTGTTAATCCGAAGGGGGAAGGGAGCTTGGTGAAGTGGGCTTGTGAGTTTGAAAAGGCAAGCGATGATGTTCCCGATCCAAGCGTCATCAAGGACTTTGCACTCAAGAACTTTCAGGAAGTGGATGACTATATTCTCAAGGCCAATTAA
- the LOC102624330 gene encoding probable serine/threonine-protein kinase PBL28 isoform X1: MKQTPQSLLIRKREVFRFKGGVRAVIMPFGLVSAWNKRRRSKSQDQTDPWVYKPVEHWKLEDQPTQPQKRHRGSSVFTLKEMEEATCSFSDDNFLGKGGFGRVYKGTLRSGEVVAIKKMELPRFKEADGEHEFRVEVDILSRLDHPNLVSLIGYCADGKHRFLVYEYMQKGNLQDHLNGIGEPKMDWPLRLKVALGAAKGLAYLHSSSAVGIPIVHRDFKSTNVLLSANFEAKISDFGLAKLMPEGQETYVTARVLGTFGYFDPEYTSTGKLTLQSDVYAFGVVLLELLTGRRAVDLNQGVNDQNLVLQVRHILNDRKKLRKVIDPELSRSSYTMESIAMFANLASRCVRTESSERPSMAECVKELQLIIYTNSKGLNMPLHALRMV, translated from the exons ATGAAGCAAACCCCACAAAGCTTGCTCATTCGAAAG AGAGAAGTTTTTCGATTCAAAGGAGGAGTACGAGCTGTGATTATGCCTTTCGGGTTGGTTTCCGCATGGAACAAGCGCAGACGAAGCAAGTCCCAGGATCAGACAGACCCTT GGGTTTACAAACCTGTGGAGCACTGGAAACTCGAAGATCAACCAACCCAACCCCAGAAAAGACATCGTGGATCATCAGTATTCACACTCAAGGAGATGGAAGAGGCGACATGCTCCTTTAGCGATGACAATTTTCTTGGGAAAGGGGGGTTTGGCCGAGTTTACAAGGGCACTCTGCGGTCAGGAGAG GTGGTTGCAATCAAGAAAATGGAGCTGCCACGATTTAAAGAAGCTGACGGGGAACACGAGTTCCGCGTAGAAGTTGATATCTTGAGCAGACTTGACCATCCAAATCTGGTCTCTTTGATAGGCTACTGTGCAGATGGGAAGCACCGGTTTTTAGTATATGAATACATGCAGAAAGGGAACCTACAAGATCACTTAAACG GAATTGGGGAACCAAAGATGGATTGGCCTTTAAGGCTCAAAGTGGCACTTGGAGCAGCAAAGGGACTTGCTTATCTTCATTCAAGTTCTGCTGTTGGGATTCCAATTGTCCACAGAGATTTCAAATCCACCAATGTTCTGCTAAGTGCCAATTTTGAAGCAAAG ATATCTGATTTTGGCCTGGCAAAGTTGATGCCAGAAGGTCAGGAGACCTATGTGACTGCTAGAGTTCTGGGCACGTTTGGCTACTTCGATCCTGAGTACACATCG ACAGGGAAACTCACCTTACAAAGTGATGTTTATGCATTTGGTGTGGTTCTTCTAGAGCTTTTGACAGGACGGAGAGCAGTTGACTTAAATCAAGGGGTAAATGATCAAAACCTTGTACTACAG GTGAGACACATATTAAATGATCGAAAGAAGTTGCGAAAGGTGATAGATCCGGAGCTTAGCCGAAGTTCATACACCATGGAATCTATAGCCATGTTTGCCAATCTCGCATCACGCTGTGTCCGTACTGAGAGCAGCGAGAGGCCCTCAATGGCAGAATGTGTAAAGGAACTCCAGTTGATTATCTATACAAATTCAAAAGGATTGAATATGCCCTTGCATGCACTCAGAATGGTCTGA
- the LOC102624330 gene encoding probable serine/threonine-protein kinase PBL28 isoform X2, producing the protein MPFGLVSAWNKRRRSKSQDQTDPWVYKPVEHWKLEDQPTQPQKRHRGSSVFTLKEMEEATCSFSDDNFLGKGGFGRVYKGTLRSGEVVAIKKMELPRFKEADGEHEFRVEVDILSRLDHPNLVSLIGYCADGKHRFLVYEYMQKGNLQDHLNGIGEPKMDWPLRLKVALGAAKGLAYLHSSSAVGIPIVHRDFKSTNVLLSANFEAKISDFGLAKLMPEGQETYVTARVLGTFGYFDPEYTSTGKLTLQSDVYAFGVVLLELLTGRRAVDLNQGVNDQNLVLQVRHILNDRKKLRKVIDPELSRSSYTMESIAMFANLASRCVRTESSERPSMAECVKELQLIIYTNSKGLNMPLHALRMV; encoded by the exons ATGCCTTTCGGGTTGGTTTCCGCATGGAACAAGCGCAGACGAAGCAAGTCCCAGGATCAGACAGACCCTT GGGTTTACAAACCTGTGGAGCACTGGAAACTCGAAGATCAACCAACCCAACCCCAGAAAAGACATCGTGGATCATCAGTATTCACACTCAAGGAGATGGAAGAGGCGACATGCTCCTTTAGCGATGACAATTTTCTTGGGAAAGGGGGGTTTGGCCGAGTTTACAAGGGCACTCTGCGGTCAGGAGAG GTGGTTGCAATCAAGAAAATGGAGCTGCCACGATTTAAAGAAGCTGACGGGGAACACGAGTTCCGCGTAGAAGTTGATATCTTGAGCAGACTTGACCATCCAAATCTGGTCTCTTTGATAGGCTACTGTGCAGATGGGAAGCACCGGTTTTTAGTATATGAATACATGCAGAAAGGGAACCTACAAGATCACTTAAACG GAATTGGGGAACCAAAGATGGATTGGCCTTTAAGGCTCAAAGTGGCACTTGGAGCAGCAAAGGGACTTGCTTATCTTCATTCAAGTTCTGCTGTTGGGATTCCAATTGTCCACAGAGATTTCAAATCCACCAATGTTCTGCTAAGTGCCAATTTTGAAGCAAAG ATATCTGATTTTGGCCTGGCAAAGTTGATGCCAGAAGGTCAGGAGACCTATGTGACTGCTAGAGTTCTGGGCACGTTTGGCTACTTCGATCCTGAGTACACATCG ACAGGGAAACTCACCTTACAAAGTGATGTTTATGCATTTGGTGTGGTTCTTCTAGAGCTTTTGACAGGACGGAGAGCAGTTGACTTAAATCAAGGGGTAAATGATCAAAACCTTGTACTACAG GTGAGACACATATTAAATGATCGAAAGAAGTTGCGAAAGGTGATAGATCCGGAGCTTAGCCGAAGTTCATACACCATGGAATCTATAGCCATGTTTGCCAATCTCGCATCACGCTGTGTCCGTACTGAGAGCAGCGAGAGGCCCTCAATGGCAGAATGTGTAAAGGAACTCCAGTTGATTATCTATACAAATTCAAAAGGATTGAATATGCCCTTGCATGCACTCAGAATGGTCTGA
- the LOC102624043 gene encoding uncharacterized protein LOC102624043 produces the protein MAAATLSFSLSLDPQQYHNKTGTAPASPIISTKHSHFPLHKSNHCQFSNFLSFSHSSSSPAATTASSFLEDSFSTGRFLTNEELEKLKTLEHFVHFQELQSGFLWVRVMRPEEMDRTVSLLAESFSESMLLPVGYNKLLRFFVKQYLIERRAVMPHAATLIGFYRGKGESESGEDVDFAGTVEVCFDKRGANASPATPTPPKNSPYICNMTVRKERRRRGIGWHLLKASEELISQMSSSKEVYLHCRMIDEAPFNMYTKAGYSVVKTDNIIVLLTLQRRKHLMCKKLPVVDHPSESDVSGSVEELPS, from the exons ATGGCTGCTGCAACACTCTCTTTCTCGCTCTCCTTGGATCCCCAACAATACCACAACAAAACAGGAACAGCACCCGCTTCTCCGATAATCTCCACGAAACACTCTCACTTTCCTCTTCACAAATCTAACCATTGTCAATTCAGTAACTTTCTCTCATTCTCCCACTCTTCCTCTTCTCCAGCCGCCACCACAGCCTCTTCTTTTCTTGAGGATTCATTTAGCACAGGCAGGTTTTTAACCAATGAAGAGCTTGAAAAGCTTAAAACCCTTGAacattttgttcattttcaaGAATTACAATCTGGGTTTTTGTGGGTTCGTGTCATGAGGCCAGAAGAGATGGATAGAACCGTGAGTTTATTGGCCGAGTCTTTTTCTGAGTCAATGTTGCTGCCTGTGGGATATAACAAGTTGCTGAGGTTCTTCGTGAAGCAGTATTTGATTGAGAGAAGAGCTGTGATGCCGCATGCTGCTACTCTTATTGGATTCTATCGAGGGAAAGGAGAGAGTGAGAGCGGGGAAGATGTTGACTTCGCTGGCACTGTGGAGGTTTGTTTTGATAAAAGGGGTGCTAATGCTTCGCCTGCTACGCCCACACCGCCCAAGAATTCACCTTATATTTGTAACATGACTGTTAGAAAGGAGCGCAGAAG AAGGGGTATTGGTTGGCATCTTCTGAAGGCAAGTGAGGAGCTAATATCTCAGATGAGTTCCTCAAAAGAGGTGTACTTGCACTGCAGAATGATTGATGAAGCTCCATTTAACATGTACACAAAAGCAGGATACAGTGTTGTTAAGACAGATAATATCATCGTCCTGTTGACGCTGCAGAGACGCAAGCACTTGATGTGCAAGAAACTTCCAGTTGTTGACCATCCCTCAGAATCTGATGTCTCTGGGTCTGTTGAGGAACTTCCCTCATAA